The Tolypothrix sp. PCC 7712 region TCAGACTTTCAACGTTGATCTGCTTTGGATCGTTGTGCAATATGGAATCCTGTTCATCCAAAACACGACTTAAGTAATTGGGATGTTGCAGCAGTTGAATTAAACTCCAGCAGCACTGTGCAGATGTGGTGATATAGGCAGTAAATACGGTCATGAGTGCTAAACCCACAATCATCTCATCGGTATCTAGACATTTGTCGAGATATTTACCGGCCACAATTGTTTGTAAAAAATCGTCGTAGCGTTCAGGATATGCCTGACGCTCTGCAATCACAGGTTGGATCAGTTCAATCAATTTTTGGCGAGCGCGATCGCGTCGTCGAAAACGAGGTAGAGGCAGATTTGGAGGCAACACAAAATCCATTCCTCTAGCAAGATCTTCGTAGAGTGGCAAAAACTCTGAGATTCGCTGACGAATTGTTTGCCCCATGAAAGCACTGGCTGCAATCTTCATTCCCACTGCTGAAAAAGCTTCATACAGTTCAAACGTGCCAGAATCGCCTAAGCTATCAAGCCAAGCCAAAATTTCTCGCACCATAACCTCAACGTGAATCTGCATCTTCTTTCCCTGGAAAGCAGAATGCAATAAAGCAAGCTGTTTTTTGCGAACATCTTCATCCTCGATCGCATTCAGGACTTTCCCAAACATCGGGATAACGAACCTGTACACTTCTGGCATGGATAAAATCTTATCGACCTGGGTAAAGAAGAAGCGATGATACTCTGGCCCAATCAGCACCACCGCCTGTTGCGGGCCCAGACGCAGCGAAAAAATGGGGCCGAGTGTCTTGTAACCTTGCCAAAAAACCTCCAAATGATCCTTGTGATAATCAAGGAAATTGCCGAAGAACGGTAAGCCGCAAAGAGTCGGTGGTGTCGGAAGAGTCAAGGCAGTTCTCCTTGCTAATAACACCATGATGTTAATGATGTTGCCAGAGGGTAAAGGTGGCTTACTTCTTCGAGATTGCTTTATTTAAAATGCTTTCAAAGGTTGTACTCTCATACTCGTTTGAGAAGTGAGGGTAAGACAGCTAAGAACTCATGAACTGGCGAATTGAGCAAATTGAGAGAAGTTGGGGTGATGTGTTTTCAGTCAGAATAATCACTGTAATAGACACGCGAATAATTTTATAAGGATTGATTGATATGACAACCATTGTCACCAACCCGAAAATCACTTGGGGGCCGCGCGTTGATTTACGTGATTTGCCAAATCTCTATGCACCACAGACTGTTGACCCTTACACCCCCCCACCTCCTGGTATTGACAATTTAGGCATTAGCTCCACCGACACCTTTATGATTCCTGGAAAAGGTGAATTTAAGGTTGATTTTCAGGGCTATGTTCGGGTTGCCCGTTCTCAGCCTTCTACAGATCAGTGGCTAGATTCAGAAGTTTATACAAACTTAATTGAAATGTGTATGCGAGGGGAAGCCCCTGAAATTGGACAGATCGTCGTGACGCTGAACCCAGATATTCTATCTACGGGAATGCTGCGGACACCTTGGGCAGATATGAACTGTGAACAACCTGAGAAAGCTTGCCGGATGGCGGTTGCAGCATTATTTACTCTGCCACAATTGGGGATGACGCTGTTTAACAAGGAACCGATTGAGTTAACTATTGACCATGTGCAAGCAATTCCGCCTGCGGGTAATCCTGGAGAAGGGCGAATTTACCAAGTGTTACCGTTATTCGATCTTGCCAATCCAGATAGCAAGCCAGCCGCCTACCTCACAGGCCTCAAGTTTGCAATGGGCAATTACGTTACCGAGGCTCAACTCCAAAGTATTGCATCTGAATAGAGTAATTAAGGCAAGCATCCATGACTGACTCTAGTGTTAACGCCATTAACGATTTTGCTCGTCCAGATGGCAAGCCGCCACCCAATTTCGTGGATAGATTTCGTCTGGCTAACCTGGATGGGACAGACATAATGATTCCTCGTCTCGGAATAGCCAGTGCTCGCACACTGGTTCGCGATCGCTGGGAGCAATTGGTCACTAGTATTGATCTGCCAGCATCCCTAGAGATCGTTTGGCAGGCATTGACCAATCCTGATGCTCTCAAGCTTTGGCTGGCGGTGTGTCATGGTTCCTTACTGCAAGTTGATCAAGATTGTATGCTGGACTTTGAAGATGGAGAGTTTTTTCTCTGTCGTTCGGCTGTAGTTGAGCCATCTCATCGATTGCAATATTTTTGGCGTTGGTTGGGTATTGGTCAAGCTACATCCGTTACCTGGG contains the following coding sequences:
- a CDS encoding cytochrome P450, with the protein product MTLPTPPTLCGLPFFGNFLDYHKDHLEVFWQGYKTLGPIFSLRLGPQQAVVLIGPEYHRFFFTQVDKILSMPEVYRFVIPMFGKVLNAIEDEDVRKKQLALLHSAFQGKKMQIHVEVMVREILAWLDSLGDSGTFELYEAFSAVGMKIAASAFMGQTIRQRISEFLPLYEDLARGMDFVLPPNLPLPRFRRRDRARQKLIELIQPVIAERQAYPERYDDFLQTIVAGKYLDKCLDTDEMIVGLALMTVFTAYITTSAQCCWSLIQLLQHPNYLSRVLDEQDSILHNDPKQINVESLNRLDRLGWALKETERMYPVMSHHARYNAQAYELDGYYIPQGWFTMICPAIAHRLPHVFSQAEIYDPERFAPRRAEEQKQEYSLVGFGAGLYRCPGASFGINEMKCILSLLLQRYNLELVKPNPGRDFEMGVMRPRFPCLVKYTRRAPVQTSFEIPIPELR
- a CDS encoding DUF6073 family protein yields the protein MTTIVTNPKITWGPRVDLRDLPNLYAPQTVDPYTPPPPGIDNLGISSTDTFMIPGKGEFKVDFQGYVRVARSQPSTDQWLDSEVYTNLIEMCMRGEAPEIGQIVVTLNPDILSTGMLRTPWADMNCEQPEKACRMAVAALFTLPQLGMTLFNKEPIELTIDHVQAIPPAGNPGEGRIYQVLPLFDLANPDSKPAAYLTGLKFAMGNYVTEAQLQSIASE